Proteins from one Balaenoptera musculus isolate JJ_BM4_2016_0621 chromosome 7, mBalMus1.pri.v3, whole genome shotgun sequence genomic window:
- the LOC118897987 gene encoding LOW QUALITY PROTEIN: ATP synthase subunit beta, mitochondrial-like (The sequence of the model RefSeq protein was modified relative to this genomic sequence to represent the inferred CDS: inserted 1 base in 1 codon; deleted 4 bases in 2 codons) has protein sequence MELINNDAKAHGGYSVCAGVGERTCEGNDLYHEMIESGVISLTDATSKVVLVYSQMNELPGVQSWVALTGLTVAEYFRDQKGQDALLLINNIFHFTQAGSEINKKKKKVAALLGRIPSAVGYQPTLATAMGTMQERITTTKKGSTISVQTIYMPADDLTDPALATTFAHLDATTVLSRGVAELGIYPAVDLLDSTSPIRDPNIVGNEHYDVACGVRKILQEYKSLQDIVAILGMDELSEEDKLIVFCAWKIQXFLSQLFQVALLAQQNE, from the exons ATGGAGTTAATCAACAATGATGCCAAAGCCCACGGTGGTTACTCTGTGTGTGCTGGTGTTGGTGAGAGGACCTGTGAGGGCAATGACTTA TACCATGAAATGATTGAGTCTGGTGTTATCAGCTTGACAGATGCTACCTCCAAGGTAGTGCTGGTGTACAGTCAAATGAATGAACTGCCTGGTGTTCAGTCCTGGGTAGCTCTGACTGGATTAACTGTAGCTGAATACTTCAGAGACCAA AAAGGTCAAGATGCATTGCTGTTGATCAATAACATCTTTCACTTCACCCAGGCTGGCTCAGAA ataaataaaaaaaaaaaaaaagtggccgcTTTATTGGGCAGAATCCCTTCTGCTGTGGGTTATCAGCCTACCCTGGCCACTGCCATGGGTACCATGCAGGAAAGAATCACCACCACCAAAAAGGGATCTACCATATCTGTGCAGACTATCTACATGCCTGCTGATGACTTGACTGACCCTGCCCTTGCCACTACCTTTGCCCATTTGGATGCTACCACTGTGCTGTCCCGTGGTGTTGCTGAGCTGGGCATCTATCCAGCTGTGGATCTGCTGGACTCCACCTCTCCCATCAGGGATCCCAACATTGTTGGCAATGAGCATTATGATGTTGCCTGTGGGGTGCGAAAGATCCTACAGGAATACAAATCCCTCCAGGACATCGTTGCCATCCTGGGTATGGATGAACTTTCTGAGGAAGACAAGTTAATTGTGTTCTGTGCATGGAAAATAC TGTTCTTATCTCAGCTATTCCAGGTGGCT CTCCTAGCCCAgcaaaatgaatga